The proteins below come from a single Candidatus Flexicrinis affinis genomic window:
- a CDS encoding ABC transporter permease: protein MSAAKPVTLSSERGERKASENRALRRFFAHRGAVVGAILLTLILLYVTIGSLIFSEADANFADSGRRLQPPSAEHIFGTDNIGRDVFARTIYGGQISLMIGLLAVTVSVTIGVTIGVVTGYYGGIVDSILMRITEAMLSIPTLLLLLLIANVFGSRFPSVQLFGRTFSGSVVVIILIIGLTSWMYLARIVRSLVLSLKETEYIVAARAIGARDVRIIANHLLPNILAPVIVTATLGIAGAILQESYISFLGVGVGPPTATWGNILDGSRQFFDRAPWLWVAPGTLIVLTVMSINFLGDGLRDALDPRSDKTA, encoded by the coding sequence ATGAGCGCAGCAAAACCGGTCACACTGTCGTCGGAACGGGGCGAGCGCAAGGCCAGCGAGAACCGCGCCCTGCGGCGCTTCTTCGCGCACCGCGGCGCGGTTGTCGGGGCCATTCTCCTCACGTTGATCCTGTTGTACGTCACCATCGGATCGCTGATCTTCAGCGAGGCCGACGCCAACTTCGCGGACTCCGGGCGACGCTTGCAGCCCCCGTCCGCCGAACACATCTTCGGCACCGATAACATCGGCCGCGACGTGTTCGCGCGCACCATCTACGGCGGCCAAATCTCGCTGATGATCGGCCTGCTGGCCGTCACTGTGTCGGTGACGATCGGCGTGACGATCGGAGTCGTGACCGGCTACTACGGCGGGATCGTGGATTCGATCCTCATGCGCATCACCGAGGCCATGCTGAGCATCCCGACCCTGCTCCTGCTGCTGCTGATCGCGAACGTGTTCGGCTCGAGATTCCCGTCCGTGCAGCTCTTCGGGCGCACGTTCAGCGGCAGCGTGGTCGTCATCATTCTGATCATCGGACTCACAAGCTGGATGTATCTAGCACGCATCGTGCGCTCGCTCGTGCTGTCGCTCAAGGAGACCGAGTACATCGTCGCGGCTCGAGCGATCGGTGCGCGCGACGTTCGGATCATCGCAAACCACCTGCTGCCCAATATCCTCGCCCCGGTGATCGTCACGGCAACGCTCGGTATCGCGGGCGCGATCTTACAGGAAAGCTATATCAGCTTCCTCGGCGTCGGCGTCGGCCCCCCGACCGCGACGTGGGGCAACATCCTCGACGGGTCGCGCCAGTTCTTCGACCGCGCGCCGTGGTTGTGGGTCGCCCCCGGCACGCTGATCGTGCTGACCGTCATGAGCATCAACTTCCTCGGCGACGGCCTGCGCGACGCGCTCGACCCACGCTCCGATAAAACGGCGTAG
- a CDS encoding SH3 domain-containing protein, whose protein sequence is MTRRATLIVTLLLAVLLALPVAAADRNNLSLTVTCTGFTTQGGSITLDRDNTGAGRERFSFVASDGNGTTIYSGPVESFYVGSTISFPNGLATNFTATPAANPIVVSLVSAAGNGVGEQVVYTAAGSCPSLPTGTAVESVATGPASPSVPVNVLPPSDVNSDSAIAGQPGYLVVNTSYLNLRSGDGPEFTIVGRVRGGDKLIALGRNDDFSWWYVQAGDLVGWAISDFLIARLDLTDVPVVIPAGEIALPRFFLYSSQSLLLSPSVGSPALCTIPGNLEYEIVGRNGDVSMVRVIADCGGTLVRGWLRTSDGAVRNPGNLVIPIAS, encoded by the coding sequence ATGACGCGCCGCGCCACATTGATCGTTACGCTTTTATTGGCCGTGCTGCTGGCTTTGCCGGTAGCGGCCGCAGATCGCAACAATCTCAGCTTGACCGTGACGTGCACCGGGTTCACGACGCAGGGCGGATCCATTACGCTCGATCGTGATAACACCGGCGCGGGCCGCGAACGGTTCTCGTTCGTCGCCAGTGACGGCAACGGCACGACCATCTACAGCGGGCCGGTCGAGTCGTTCTACGTTGGTTCCACCATCAGCTTTCCGAACGGCCTCGCGACGAACTTCACCGCGACCCCGGCCGCCAATCCGATCGTCGTATCGTTGGTGAGCGCCGCGGGTAACGGTGTGGGTGAGCAGGTCGTTTACACCGCCGCGGGAAGCTGCCCGAGCCTGCCCACCGGCACAGCCGTCGAGTCGGTTGCGACCGGCCCGGCATCGCCAAGCGTGCCGGTCAACGTGCTGCCGCCCAGCGACGTCAACAGCGACTCCGCGATAGCCGGCCAGCCCGGGTATCTCGTCGTCAATACCAGCTACCTTAACCTGCGCAGCGGTGACGGCCCCGAATTCACCATCGTCGGGCGCGTGCGCGGCGGCGACAAGCTGATCGCGCTGGGCCGCAATGACGACTTCTCGTGGTGGTACGTACAGGCTGGCGACTTGGTCGGCTGGGCGATCAGCGATTTCCTCATCGCACGCCTTGACCTGACCGACGTGCCGGTGGTGATCCCCGCCGGTGAAATCGCGCTGCCGCGTTTCTTCCTGTACAGCTCGCAGAGCCTGCTGCTCAGCCCGTCGGTGGGTTCGCCGGCGCTGTGCACGATCCCCGGCAACCTCGAATACGAGATCGTCGGGCGCAATGGTGACGTGAGCATGGTGCGCGTAATCGCCGACTGCGGCGGCACGTTGGTACGCGGTTGGCTGCGCACGTCGGACGGAGCGGTGCGTAACCCCGGCAATCTGGTGATCCCGATCGCCAGCTAG
- a CDS encoding ABC transporter permease, whose translation MARYLLRRVLQAVPLLFIISMLLFVIMQGTGDPLATLGGRQPTRAADRERLARQLGLDQPVLVQYVYWLIGNDWVLVDPETGRYGTRKGVIRGDFGESITRRQPVTTVVGERVGDTLLLTGTAQVIIIVASLALGMYSALRKYTLFDQFFTAVSFVLYSFPVFLMAYVLIYIFSIGFRSAGLPYLPTSGIFDPAVGRTTEQVLWHLILPVTTIALISIAAYSRYIRSTMLEVINSDYIRTARSKGLSERRTVLVHAFKNASLPLVTLIGLDIPFLLGGAVVTETIFAWPGLGQLFIQQIERKDYPVLMGLLMMISIAVVVFQIITDVVYTLLDPRIRYS comes from the coding sequence ATGGCCCGATACTTACTGCGGCGCGTCTTGCAGGCTGTCCCCCTGTTGTTCATCATCAGCATGCTGCTGTTCGTGATCATGCAGGGCACCGGCGACCCGCTGGCGACCCTCGGCGGACGCCAACCGACCCGTGCGGCAGACCGCGAACGACTCGCCCGCCAGCTCGGGCTGGATCAGCCGGTGCTGGTCCAGTACGTCTACTGGCTGATCGGCAACGATTGGGTGCTGGTCGACCCGGAGACCGGCCGCTACGGCACGCGCAAGGGCGTCATCCGCGGCGACTTCGGGGAGTCGATCACGCGCCGCCAGCCTGTGACGACGGTGGTAGGCGAACGGGTCGGCGATACGCTGCTGCTGACCGGCACGGCGCAGGTCATCATCATCGTCGCGTCGCTGGCGCTCGGCATGTACTCGGCGCTCCGTAAATACACCTTATTCGATCAGTTCTTCACCGCCGTCAGCTTCGTGTTGTATTCCTTCCCGGTCTTCTTGATGGCCTACGTGCTGATCTACATCTTCTCGATCGGCTTCCGAAGTGCCGGCTTACCCTATCTGCCCACCAGCGGAATCTTTGACCCGGCCGTCGGGCGCACCACCGAGCAGGTGTTGTGGCACTTGATCCTGCCGGTCACGACGATTGCGCTCATCAGCATCGCCGCGTACAGCCGTTATATCCGCTCGACCATGCTCGAAGTCATCAACAGCGATTACATCCGCACCGCGCGCAGCAAGGGCTTGAGCGAACGGCGCACGGTGCTCGTCCACGCCTTCAAGAACGCCTCGCTGCCGCTGGTCACACTAATCGGTCTGGATATTCCATTTCTGCTGGGGGGCGCGGTCGTCACTGAGACGATCTTCGCGTGGCCGGGGCTGGGTCAATTGTTCATCCAGCAGATCGAACGAAAGGACTATCCGGTGCTCATGGGGCTGTTGATGATGATCTCGATCGCGGTCGTCGTATTCCAGATCATCACCGACGTGGTCTATACGCTGCTCGACCCGCGCATCCGGTACTCGTAG
- a CDS encoding Type 1 glutamine amidotransferase-like domain-containing protein → MKMLLTSAGVRNASIHNALVELLGKPIAECSALCITTASYALPNGPALAWSFITGEGSQTPMTELGWKSVGVLELTALPSLDRAIWLPPVQKADVLLVNGGDPLYLCYWMRQSGLADVLPSLSAVYVALSAGSMVMAPRIGDHFVGWTPPSGGDETLGLVDFAMFPHLDHVMLPYNTMAHAEKWAAGMQVPSYAMDDETALKVVDGTVEVVSEGHWKRLSP, encoded by the coding sequence ATGAAAATGCTGCTGACGTCTGCCGGCGTCCGAAACGCCAGCATCCACAACGCACTGGTCGAACTGCTGGGCAAACCGATAGCCGAGTGCAGCGCGCTGTGCATTACCACCGCGAGTTACGCCTTGCCCAACGGTCCTGCCCTCGCATGGAGTTTCATCACCGGCGAAGGCTCCCAAACGCCCATGACGGAACTGGGTTGGAAGTCGGTGGGCGTGTTGGAATTGACCGCGCTGCCCAGCCTCGACCGGGCGATCTGGCTTCCGCCGGTTCAAAAAGCCGACGTCCTGCTGGTGAATGGCGGCGACCCCTTGTACCTGTGCTACTGGATGCGACAGTCGGGGCTGGCTGATGTCCTGCCGTCGCTGTCTGCCGTCTACGTGGCGCTAAGCGCCGGAAGCATGGTGATGGCGCCCCGTATTGGAGACCACTTCGTCGGCTGGACGCCGCCCTCCGGCGGCGACGAAACGCTGGGACTGGTCGACTTCGCGATGTTTCCGCACCTAGATCACGTGATGCTGCCTTACAACACGATGGCCCACGCAGAAAAGTGGGCCGCCGGGATGCAGGTGCCGAGCTACGCGATGGACGACGAGACCGCCCTCAAGGTGGTTGACGGGACTGTCGAGGTCGTCTCCGAAGGTCACTGGAAACGGTTATCGCCCTGA